From a single Bufo bufo chromosome 9, aBufBuf1.1, whole genome shotgun sequence genomic region:
- the PHF5A gene encoding PHD finger-like domain-containing protein 5A produces the protein MAKHHPDLIFCRKQAGVAIGRLCEKCDGKCVICDSYVRPCTLVRICDECNYGSYQGRCVICGGPGVSDAYYCKECTIQEKDRDGCPKIVNLGSSKTDLFYERKKYGFKKR, from the exons ATGGCGAAACATCACCCTGATCTCATTTTCTGCAGGAAGCAGGCCGGAGTGG CTATAGGCAGACTGTGCGAAAAAT GTGACGGAAAGTGTGTCATTTGTGATTCTTATGTGCGCCCTTGTACACTGGTTCGGATCTGTGATGAGTGTAACTATGGCTCTTACCAAGGTCGTTGTGTCATCTGTGGAGGCCCTGGAGTGTCTGATGCTTACTATTGCAAGGAGTGCACCATTCAAGAGAAAGAT AGAGATGGTTGCCCCAAAATTGTAAATTTGGGCAGTTCAAAAACAGATCTTTTTTATGAGAGAAAGAAGTATGGCTTTAAGAAGAGGTAG